In Arthrobacter sp. QXT-31, one genomic interval encodes:
- a CDS encoding Bug family tripartite tricarboxylate transporter substrate binding protein: MMHFPTRRAVLGAASAITLLALTACGNVSGGSADSSKYPNGPVTLTVGQAPGGSTDLIARAISEGAAKPLGAPMPVVNKPGANGALASKEVAGKPADGQNLLLLTASLITITPLAVTKDEAVNIDDFDIITGLSQDDYVLVASEKSGFKSIKDVTSAGRNVTYGTTGVGTGSQLAQTVLFKQANVKGTDVPFDSGKPALTAVLGNQVELATIQLGEAMPQIEAGKVSPLLVFSEERNSFLPDTPTAKESGYDVPVAQYRAVAAPKGTPQEVKDKLLAAIQETLKSDSYKEFNKKNMLTPKEISGEEVVTQWKDYAAKYKALVEKYDISLAGNK; encoded by the coding sequence ATGATGCACTTCCCCACCCGCCGTGCTGTTCTTGGCGCGGCGTCCGCCATCACCCTGTTGGCCCTGACCGCGTGCGGCAACGTTTCCGGCGGCAGCGCTGACTCATCCAAGTACCCCAACGGCCCGGTGACCCTGACCGTGGGCCAGGCACCGGGCGGAAGCACGGACCTCATCGCCCGGGCAATTTCGGAAGGTGCGGCCAAGCCGCTCGGCGCCCCGATGCCGGTGGTGAACAAGCCCGGTGCCAACGGCGCGCTGGCCAGCAAGGAGGTGGCAGGCAAGCCCGCCGACGGCCAGAACCTGCTGCTGCTGACCGCTTCCCTGATCACCATCACCCCGCTGGCCGTGACCAAGGACGAGGCCGTCAACATCGATGACTTCGACATCATCACCGGCCTGTCGCAGGACGACTACGTGCTGGTCGCCAGCGAAAAGTCCGGCTTCAAGTCCATCAAGGATGTAACCTCCGCCGGGCGCAACGTCACCTACGGCACCACCGGCGTCGGCACCGGCAGCCAGCTGGCCCAGACTGTCCTGTTCAAGCAGGCCAACGTGAAGGGCACCGACGTTCCCTTCGACAGCGGCAAGCCCGCCCTGACCGCCGTCCTGGGCAACCAGGTTGAACTGGCCACCATCCAGCTCGGCGAGGCCATGCCGCAGATCGAGGCCGGCAAGGTGTCCCCGCTGCTCGTCTTCTCGGAGGAGCGCAACTCCTTCCTTCCGGACACTCCCACCGCCAAGGAATCCGGCTATGACGTCCCGGTCGCGCAGTACCGCGCCGTCGCCGCTCCGAAGGGAACCCCGCAGGAAGTCAAGGACAAGCTCCTCGCCGCCATCCAGGAAACCCTGAAGTCTGACTCCTACAAGGAGTTCAACAAGAAGAACATGCTGACGCCGAAGGAGATCTC
- a CDS encoding LysR family transcriptional regulator: MFTFDQLTGFIAVAEELHFGRAAERLNMTQPPLSRQIQKLEKTVGAELLERDNRRVELTAAGRAFLDEARRLMALASRAPVTARRIASGRQGHLRIGFTAASGFSILGPLLEEIGAIVPEVDIDLQELVTGEQIQGLLTGELDLGLARPPFDTEVFDSHLLYRESMVLAVPASHPLAGLKRDIRNEDFKDEPLIMHSPTEARYFYDLVVRLHDIRHENAVHTVSQILTMVSLVAAKRGVAFVPHSATALGIRGVSFLRLASSEEEPVELHAIWNRDAKNPALVRLLRDLEFAGG, from the coding sequence ATGTTTACCTTCGACCAGCTGACCGGGTTCATCGCCGTCGCCGAGGAACTGCACTTCGGCCGGGCTGCCGAGCGGCTCAACATGACCCAGCCGCCGCTCAGCCGCCAGATCCAGAAGCTGGAGAAGACCGTGGGGGCCGAACTGCTCGAGCGGGACAACCGCCGGGTGGAGCTGACGGCAGCCGGACGCGCGTTTCTTGACGAGGCACGCAGGCTGATGGCGCTGGCCAGCAGGGCACCCGTGACGGCACGGCGGATCGCCTCCGGCCGCCAGGGCCACCTGCGCATCGGATTCACCGCCGCGAGCGGCTTCAGCATCCTCGGGCCCCTGCTCGAGGAGATCGGCGCCATCGTTCCCGAGGTGGACATCGACCTCCAGGAACTCGTGACAGGTGAACAGATCCAGGGGCTCCTCACCGGCGAGCTGGACCTCGGCCTGGCACGGCCGCCCTTCGACACGGAAGTCTTCGACTCCCACCTGCTCTACCGCGAATCCATGGTGCTGGCCGTTCCCGCCTCGCATCCGCTGGCGGGCCTGAAGCGGGACATCCGGAACGAGGACTTCAAGGACGAACCCCTCATCATGCACTCGCCCACGGAGGCCCGGTACTTCTACGACCTCGTGGTCCGCCTGCACGATATCCGGCACGAGAACGCGGTGCACACCGTCAGCCAGATCCTCACCATGGTTTCGCTTGTGGCCGCCAAGCGGGGCGTGGCCTTTGTGCCGCACTCGGCAACGGCGCTGGGCATCCGCGGTGTTTCCTTTCTCCGGCTGGCCAGCAGCGAGGAAGAGCCCGTGGAGCTCCATGCCATCTGGAACCGGGACGCCAAGAACCCCGCCCTGGTGCGGCTGCTGCGAGACCTGGAGTTTGCCGGCGGATAG
- the kdgD gene encoding 5-dehydro-4-deoxyglucarate dehydratase, which translates to MAKLSPQELANTLKDGLLSFPVTSFDAELQFDEENYRKHLAWQASFPVAGLFAAGGTGEGFSLTPAESARVVRAAVEEVGNTVPVLASAGGSTAQAIENAKAAEAAGAEGILLLPPYLTEADQGGLIEHVSAVCSATSLGVIIYNRANAIYKDTTVATLADRHENLIGFKDGVGDLEHDARVYAKLGDRLFYLGGLPTAETFALPLLQLGMSTYSSAMYNFVPQFALDFYRDVRNNDRVAVNQKLNDFVIPYLDIRDRVKGYAVSIVKGGLDAIGRSAGGVRPPLQNMAEKDLADLKELIARVS; encoded by the coding sequence GTGGCAAAACTTTCACCCCAGGAACTGGCCAACACCCTCAAGGACGGGCTGCTGTCCTTCCCCGTGACTTCGTTCGATGCAGAGCTGCAGTTCGACGAGGAGAACTACCGCAAGCACCTGGCGTGGCAGGCCAGCTTCCCGGTCGCCGGCCTTTTCGCCGCCGGCGGCACGGGCGAGGGCTTCTCCCTCACCCCGGCCGAGTCTGCCCGCGTGGTCCGTGCCGCCGTCGAGGAAGTCGGCAACACGGTCCCCGTCCTGGCTTCCGCCGGCGGCTCCACCGCCCAGGCCATCGAGAACGCCAAGGCTGCCGAGGCCGCCGGCGCCGAGGGCATCCTGCTCCTGCCGCCGTATCTGACCGAGGCCGACCAGGGTGGCCTGATCGAGCACGTCAGCGCCGTCTGCAGCGCCACTTCCCTGGGCGTGATCATCTACAACCGCGCCAACGCCATCTACAAGGACACCACGGTGGCCACGCTGGCCGACCGGCACGAAAACCTGATCGGCTTCAAGGACGGCGTGGGCGACCTCGAGCACGACGCCCGCGTCTACGCCAAGCTCGGCGACCGCCTGTTCTACCTCGGCGGCCTGCCCACGGCGGAGACCTTCGCGCTGCCGCTGCTGCAGCTGGGCATGAGCACGTACTCCAGCGCGATGTACAACTTCGTTCCGCAGTTTGCACTCGACTTCTACCGGGACGTCCGCAACAACGACCGCGTGGCCGTCAACCAGAAGCTCAACGACTTCGTCATCCCCTACCTGGACATCCGCGACCGCGTGAAGGGCTACGCCGTCTCCATTGTCAAGGGCGGCCTCGACGCGATCGGCCGTTCCGCCGGCGGAGTCCGTCCCCCACTGCAGAACATGGCGGAAAAGGACCTGGCCGACCTCAAGGAACTCATCGCCAGGGTTTCCTAG
- a CDS encoding aldehyde dehydrogenase (NADP(+)): MPLTGHSLIAGQTVAGEGKTTFAFNPASNEQLEPAYTLLTEEQLRAATAAAAEAFASFSTLDPETHAAFLDAIADNIEAIGDELIVRAGQETGLPAARLTGERARTTGQLRLFANVVRQGDFRGVRIDPALPDRTPLPRADIRQRQIPLGPVAVFGASNFPLAFSTAGGDTASALAAGCPVVFKAHNAHPGTSELVGQAIAKAVRDAGLHPGVFSLIYGPGSSIGQALVADPAIKAVGFTGSQSAGIALMRTAAARPEPIPVYAEMSSLNPVFVFPGALDGPAEQIDALAQQYITAVTGSSGQLCTSPGLLFAPAGEAGDKLAAAVGRAVAACAGQTMLTAGIADSWNSGTQALGAAENVTVVGTGTPGPTENAPAPAIYGTEIRDFITNEVLHTEIFGAASLVIRYSSAEELVEAANRLEGQLTASLQLTEEDYPTAAQLIPALEQKVGRIIVNGWPTGVEVGHAMVHGGPFPATSDTRTTSVGTLAINRFLRPVAYQNLPQELLPAALQDANPWHLNRRIDGTVVAAEEKEEVNA; this comes from the coding sequence GTGCCCCTTACCGGACACTCCCTGATCGCTGGACAGACCGTTGCCGGCGAAGGCAAGACAACCTTCGCCTTCAACCCGGCCAGCAACGAACAGCTCGAGCCCGCCTACACCCTGCTCACCGAGGAGCAACTCAGGGCTGCCACCGCCGCGGCGGCCGAGGCCTTCGCGTCCTTCAGCACGCTGGACCCCGAAACCCACGCCGCGTTCCTGGACGCGATCGCGGACAACATCGAAGCGATCGGCGATGAACTGATCGTCCGCGCCGGCCAGGAAACCGGCCTGCCCGCCGCCCGCCTGACCGGCGAACGCGCCCGCACCACCGGCCAGCTGCGGCTCTTCGCCAACGTGGTCCGCCAGGGCGACTTCCGCGGTGTGCGCATCGACCCGGCCCTGCCGGACCGCACGCCCCTGCCGCGCGCTGACATCCGCCAGCGCCAGATCCCGCTGGGCCCGGTCGCCGTCTTCGGTGCCAGCAACTTCCCGCTGGCCTTCTCGACGGCGGGCGGCGACACCGCGTCTGCCCTCGCCGCGGGCTGCCCCGTGGTTTTCAAGGCCCACAACGCCCACCCCGGCACCAGTGAGCTGGTGGGCCAGGCCATCGCCAAGGCCGTCCGCGACGCCGGCCTGCACCCGGGCGTCTTCTCCCTCATCTATGGCCCCGGTTCCAGCATCGGCCAGGCCCTCGTCGCCGACCCGGCGATCAAGGCCGTCGGCTTCACCGGCTCCCAAAGCGCAGGCATCGCGCTGATGCGCACCGCCGCCGCACGCCCGGAACCGATCCCTGTCTACGCGGAGATGTCCTCGCTCAACCCGGTGTTTGTCTTCCCCGGCGCCCTGGACGGCCCGGCCGAACAGATCGATGCACTGGCACAGCAGTACATCACCGCCGTGACCGGCAGCTCGGGTCAGCTGTGCACCTCCCCCGGCCTGCTGTTCGCCCCCGCCGGTGAGGCGGGCGACAAACTGGCTGCCGCCGTCGGCCGCGCTGTTGCCGCCTGCGCCGGCCAGACAATGCTTACTGCAGGGATCGCCGATTCCTGGAACTCCGGCACCCAGGCGCTCGGCGCCGCTGAGAACGTGACCGTCGTCGGGACCGGAACCCCCGGCCCCACCGAGAATGCACCGGCACCGGCCATCTACGGCACCGAAATCCGCGACTTCATCACCAACGAGGTCCTGCACACTGAAATTTTCGGCGCCGCATCCCTGGTGATCCGCTACTCCTCCGCCGAGGAACTCGTCGAGGCGGCCAACCGGCTCGAGGGGCAGCTCACCGCGTCCCTGCAGCTCACCGAAGAGGACTACCCGACGGCGGCACAACTGATCCCGGCGCTGGAGCAGAAGGTGGGGCGCATCATCGTCAACGGCTGGCCCACCGGCGTCGAAGTCGGCCACGCCATGGTCCATGGCGGCCCCTTCCCGGCCACCTCTGACACACGCACCACCTCCGTGGGTACGCTGGCCATTAACCGGTTCCTCCGGCCCGTGGCCTATCAGAATCTGCCGCAGGAACTCCTCCCGGCAGCCCTCCAGGACGCCAACCCGTGGCACCTGAACCGCCGGATTGACGGCACCGTTGTGGCCGCTGAAGAGAAAGAGGAGGTCAACGCATGA
- a CDS encoding enolase C-terminal domain-like protein has protein sequence MTAQPTIARVEVVPVAGYDSMLMNLSGAHGPFFTRNVVIVTDSDGRTGLGEVPGGEKIRTTIEEAGALIAGKPVARYRSLLREITAEFADRDAGGRGLQTFDLRTTVHAVTAVESALLDLHGQFLGVPVAELLGDGQQRTSVPMLGYLFFIGDHKRTDLPYLVEESPSDRWEELRRQEAMTPEAVVALAEAAQERYGFSDFKLKGGVLSGDDEVDVVTALAKRFPDARVTLDPNGGWLLEEAIRLGKRMQGVVAYAEDPCGAEGRFSGREVMAEFRRATGLKTATNMIATDWREMSHAIRSNAVDIPLADPHFWTMHGSVRVAQLCNEFGLTWGSHSNNHFDISLAMFTHTGAAAPGEITALDTHWIWQDGQGLTKNPLQIKGGAIEVPDAPGLGIELDRAALDKAHQLYLEHGLDARDDSIGMQYYIDGWSFDPKRPCLVR, from the coding sequence ATGACCGCCCAGCCGACAATTGCGCGCGTAGAGGTCGTCCCGGTTGCGGGTTACGACAGCATGCTGATGAACCTCAGCGGTGCCCACGGGCCGTTCTTCACCCGGAACGTGGTCATCGTGACCGACTCCGACGGCCGGACCGGCCTCGGCGAGGTCCCCGGCGGCGAGAAGATCCGCACCACCATCGAGGAAGCCGGTGCGCTGATCGCCGGCAAGCCGGTGGCCCGCTACCGCTCGCTGCTGCGCGAAATCACCGCTGAGTTCGCCGACCGTGACGCCGGCGGCCGCGGCCTGCAGACCTTCGACCTGCGCACCACCGTCCACGCCGTCACCGCCGTCGAGTCCGCACTGCTGGACCTGCACGGCCAGTTCCTTGGCGTCCCGGTGGCCGAACTGCTGGGCGACGGCCAGCAGCGGACCTCTGTGCCGATGCTCGGATACCTGTTCTTCATCGGTGACCACAAGCGGACGGACCTGCCGTACCTGGTGGAGGAATCGCCGTCGGACCGGTGGGAAGAACTGCGCCGCCAGGAGGCGATGACTCCCGAGGCAGTTGTGGCGCTGGCCGAGGCGGCGCAGGAGCGCTACGGCTTCAGCGACTTCAAGCTCAAGGGCGGCGTGCTGTCCGGCGACGACGAAGTGGACGTGGTGACGGCGCTGGCCAAACGCTTCCCCGATGCCCGTGTCACCCTGGACCCGAACGGCGGCTGGCTCCTCGAGGAGGCCATCCGGCTGGGCAAGCGCATGCAGGGCGTCGTTGCCTATGCCGAAGACCCGTGCGGCGCTGAAGGCCGCTTCTCCGGCCGCGAGGTCATGGCTGAATTCCGCCGGGCCACCGGGCTGAAGACCGCCACCAACATGATCGCCACGGACTGGCGGGAAATGTCCCACGCCATCCGCAGCAACGCCGTGGACATCCCGCTGGCGGACCCGCACTTCTGGACCATGCACGGTTCGGTCCGGGTGGCGCAGCTGTGCAACGAGTTCGGCCTGACCTGGGGCTCGCACTCGAACAACCACTTCGACATCTCGCTCGCCATGTTCACACATACCGGCGCGGCGGCTCCCGGCGAGATCACCGCCCTGGATACGCACTGGATCTGGCAGGACGGTCAGGGCCTGACCAAGAACCCGCTGCAGATCAAGGGCGGCGCCATCGAGGTTCCGGACGCACCCGGCCTTGGCATCGAGCTGGACCGCGCGGCCCTGGACAAGGCGCACCAGCTGTACCTGGAGCACGGACTGGACGCCCGCGACGACAGCATCGGCATGCAGTACTACATCGACGGCTGGTCCTTCGACCCGAAGCGGCCCTGCCTCGTCCGTTGA
- a CDS encoding AEC family transporter — protein MGGVVSGILIVSAVIAVGYLAARFRILGPEVQGALTRSAFYITNPALLYTVVAGSDIRAALGTDAPLALLSAAAVGLLYWLLSFLFFRRPAAETAVGAMASSYANANNIGIPVSLYAVGTAQHVAPVLLVQLLVLAPFYLTLLGVFSGARISWKKVLLQPLSNPMIIASALGVLVALTGWQEPELLRKPIDMLAGGAVPMVLLAFGLSLAGRAPLQKDDGRTETLVATFLKIAGMPVIVWLLGRFVFGLEGQHLLASVIMAALPTAQNVFLFASPYGRGMTVARDVILCTTILCVGALLVVAWAAG, from the coding sequence GTGGGCGGCGTCGTCTCCGGAATCCTCATCGTTTCTGCAGTCATCGCCGTCGGTTACCTCGCTGCCAGGTTCCGTATTCTGGGTCCCGAGGTCCAGGGCGCGCTGACCCGCAGCGCGTTTTACATCACTAACCCTGCCCTGCTTTACACCGTCGTGGCCGGCTCGGACATCCGGGCCGCACTCGGAACTGACGCCCCACTGGCGCTGCTTTCAGCAGCGGCAGTGGGGCTTCTTTACTGGCTGCTGAGCTTCCTGTTCTTCCGCCGCCCGGCTGCGGAAACCGCCGTCGGCGCGATGGCCAGCAGCTACGCCAATGCCAACAACATCGGCATTCCGGTCTCGCTGTACGCCGTCGGCACCGCGCAGCATGTGGCCCCGGTGCTTTTGGTGCAGCTCCTGGTCCTGGCCCCCTTCTACCTCACGCTGCTGGGAGTGTTCTCCGGCGCCCGGATCTCGTGGAAGAAGGTGCTGCTCCAGCCGCTGTCCAACCCCATGATCATCGCCTCGGCCCTCGGCGTACTCGTTGCGCTGACCGGCTGGCAGGAGCCGGAGCTGCTGCGGAAGCCGATCGACATGCTGGCCGGCGGGGCGGTTCCGATGGTGCTGCTCGCCTTTGGCCTCTCGCTGGCCGGCCGCGCGCCGCTGCAGAAGGATGACGGCCGCACCGAGACCCTCGTGGCCACGTTCCTGAAGATTGCCGGCATGCCCGTGATCGTCTGGCTGCTGGGGCGCTTTGTCTTTGGCCTCGAGGGGCAGCATCTGCTGGCCAGCGTGATCATGGCGGCCCTCCCCACTGCACAGAACGTCTTCCTGTTCGCTTCCCCCTACGGGCGCGGCATGACTGTGGCCCGGGACGTGATCCTCTGCACCACCATCCTGTGCGTAGGCGCGCTGCTGGTGGTTGCCTGGGCAGCGGGATAG